A window of Salvelinus alpinus chromosome 31, SLU_Salpinus.1, whole genome shotgun sequence contains these coding sequences:
- the LOC139561394 gene encoding uncharacterized protein — translation MRLEFVSRGEVKVCECVPSRVVRCVSELIKYADDPDPLKTMEVITTLGQLLNGLVSSKGEMLWNMDSERWKRTSLVERKEFIETVSLELILTSDSWTKDWEDQRCICNDEGRHGVTMEIRESFVMSSSNQSARNGWSPFPRLGGTSIFWIVKNIFPLLIEWEWGTTSNFLFNIKDAKDLTSMASKEKIHLIDAGLKINSPYPPILRTERDVDLIISLDFSAGDPFETVFSAKQYADELKLPFPPVKESVRKEKDHPQDCYVFEGRRPEEPTVMHMPLFNLRNCQGEEEIKKEREKYKTFQQHYGVPEIDHLLEKAKDNLKNNRDRILGQIIMAIQRRKNRNISEGQPVLRSMMAKSSLKRSMYNMDEENSPIAPKRPHQSEQGNLGYYLMPIGSNPNPMGPISMQYWPQLTPGQTGSPWGYYHAQQQNGSPWGYHQAQQPSQVPAQGQNVPPPPMAFPGYFLLPMACAASPLPQHNTPYVLPQTPTY, via the exons ATGAGGTTGGAGtttgtgagtaggggggaagtaaaggtgtgtgagtgtgtgccctCCCGAGTGGTGAGGTGTGTGTCTGAGCTGATCAAGTACGCTGATGACCCAGATCCACTGAAGACAATGGAAGTCATCACCACACTGGGACAGCTACTGAATG GTCTTGTGAGCAGTAAGGGCGAGATGCTGTGGAACATGGACTCTGAGAGGTGGAAGAGAACCAGCCTGGTGGAGAGAAAGGAGTTCATAGAGACAGTCAGTCTGGAGCTCATCCTCACCTCAGACAGCTGGACAAAAGACTGGGAGGACCAGCGCTGCATCTGCAACG ATGAAGGGAGGCACGGGGTGACGATGGAAATAAGGGAGTCGTTTGTCATGTCATCATCCAACCAGAGCGCAAGAAACGGCTGGTCCCCCTTCCCCAGATTAGGGGGAA CTTCAATCTTTTGGATTGTAAAGAACATTTTCCCTCTGCTCATTGAATGGGAATGGGGAACCACGTCCAACTTCCTCTTCAATATCAAAG atgCTAAAGATCTGACTAGCATGGCGTCCAAAGAGAAGATTCACCTGATAGACGCAGGGTTAAAGATCAATTCTCCCTACCCCCCCATCCTGCGCACAGAGAGGGATGTCGACCTCATCATCTCCTTGGACTTCAGCGCGGGAGACCCCTTTgag ACGGTGTTTAGTGCTAAACAGTACGCGGATGAGCTGAAGCTCCCCTTTCCCCCGGTGAAGGAGAGTGTGAGGAAGGAGAAAGACCATCCTCAGGACTGCTACGTTTTTGAGGGGCGACGCCCTGAAGAACCCACCGTCATGCACATGCCCCTGTTCAACCTGCGGAACTGCCAAG GCGAGGAGGAGAttaagaaggagagggagaagtacAAAACGTTCCAGCAGCACTACGGTGTGCCTGAGATCGACCACCTCCTGGAGAAGGCCAAGGACAACTTGAAGAACAACAGAGACAGGATCCTGGGACAGATCATTATGGCTATCCAACGCAGAAAGAATCGCAA CATTTCGGAGGGTCAGCCTGTGCTTCGGTCCATGATGGCCAAAAGTTCACTGAAGCGTTCAATGTACAACATGGACGAGGAAAATTCCCCCATTGCACCAAAGAGACCCCACCAATCAGAGCAGGGAAACCTGGG TTACTACCTGATGCCCATTGGCTCCAACCCCAATCCTATGGGGCCAATCAGCATGCAGTATTGGCCACAGCTGACTCCAGGACAGACTGGTAGTCCTTGGGGATATTACCACGCCCAGCAACAGAATGGCAGTCCTTGGGGATACCACCAGGCACAGCAACCGTCCCAAGTACCCGCTCAGGGACAGAATGTACCACCTCCCCCTATGGCTTTCCCCGG GTATTTCCTGCTTCCCATGGCCtgtgctgcctcccctctcccaCAACACAACACCCCCTATGTACTACCCCAGACCCCGACATACTAG
- the LOC139561866 gene encoding histone H2A-like — MSGRGKTRGKARTKAKTRSSCAGLQFPVGRVHRLLRKGNYGERVGAGAPVYLAAVLEYLTAEILELAGNAARDNKKTRIIPRHLQLAVRDDEELNKLLGGVTIAQSGVLPNIQAVLLPKKTEKAVKAK; from the coding sequence ATGAGCGGAAGAGGCAAAACCAGAGGCAAGGCCAGGACGAAGGCAAAGACACGTTCATCCTGTGCCGGACTCCAGTTCCCCGTGGGCCGTGTGCACAGGCTGCTGCGCAAAGGCAACTACGGCGAGCGTGTGGGCGCTGGCGCACCAGTGTACCTGGCCGCAGTGCTCGAGTACCTGACTGCTGAGATCCTGGAGTTGGCTGGCAACGCTGCCCGTGACAACAAGAAGACTCGTATCATCCCCCGTCACCTGCAGCTGGCCGTCCGTGACGACGAGGAGCTGAACAAACTGCTTGGCGGCGTGACCATCGCTCAGAGTGGTGTGCTGCCCAACATCCAGGCAGTGCTGCTCCCCAAGAAGACTGAGAAGGCCGTCAAAGCCAAGTAA